Proteins found in one Saccharomyces kudriavzevii IFO 1802 strain IFO1802 genome assembly, chromosome: 11 genomic segment:
- the MET14 gene encoding adenylyl-sulfate kinase (similar to Saccharomyces cerevisiae MET14 (YKL001C); ancestral locus Anc_2.510) — translation MATNITWHPNLTYDERKALRKQDGCTVWLTGLSASGKSTIACALEQLLLQKNLSSYRLDGDNIRFGLNKDLGFSEKDRNENIRRISEVSKLFADSCAISITSFISPYRVDRDRARELHKEAGLKFIEVFVDVPLEVAEQRDPKGLYKKAREGVIKEFTGISAPYEAPKAPELHLRTDQKTVEECATIIYEYLVSEKIISKHL, via the coding sequence ATGGCGACTAACATCACTTGGCATCCAAACCTTACCTACGACGAACGAAAGGCATTGAGAAAGCAGGACGGTTGTACTGTTTGGTTAACGGGCCTAAGTGCGTCTGGGAAAAGTACCATCGCCTGTGCACTTGAACAATTACTACTTCAAAAGAATCTCTCTTCCTACAGATTGGATGGTGACAACATTCGCTTTGGTTTGAACAAAGATTTGGGCTTCTCAGAAAAGGATAGAAATGAGAACATTCGTAGAATTAGCGAGGTTTCCAAACTCTTTGCTGATTCATGTGCTATTTCAATCACTTCGTTCATCTCTCCATACCGGGTTGACAGAGATAGAGCCCGTGAACTACACAAGGAAGCTGGCTtaaaattcattgaagtttttgTCGATGTTCCTTTAGAGGTTGCCGAACAGAGGGACCCTAAAGGTTTATATAAGAAAGCTAGAGAAGGTGTAATTAAGGAGTTCACTGGTATTTCAGCTCCTTACGAGGCCCCCAAAGCTCCAGAGTTGCACTTAAGAACTGACCAAAAGACTGTCGAAGAGTGCGCTACTATTATTTACGAGTACCTAGTCAGcgaaaaaattatcagtAAGCATTTATAA
- the DID4 gene encoding ESCRT-III subunit protein DID4 (similar to Saccharomyces cerevisiae DID4 (YKL002W); ancestral locus Anc_2.509), translating into MSLFEWVFGKSVTPQERLKKNQRALERTQRELEREKRKLELQDKKLVSEIKKSAKNGQVTAAKVQAKDLVRTRNYIQKFDNMKAQLQAISLRIQAVRSSDQMTRSMSEATGLLAGMNRSMNLPQLQRISMEFEKQNELMGQRQEFMDEAIDNVMGDEVDEDEEADEIVNKVLDEIGVDLNSQLQSTPQNLVSNAPVAETTVGVAEPIGAGSESHGNPDDDLQARLNTLKKQT; encoded by the exons ATGAGTTTGTTTGAATGGGTGTTTGGGAAGAGTGTTACGCCGCAAGAAAGGCTAAAAAAA AATCAAAGAGCTTTAGAAAGGACCCAAAGAGAGCTCGAAAGGGAAAAGAGGAAGCTAGAGCTGCAAGACAAAAAGCTTGTAtcagaaatcaaaaaatccgCAAAGAATGGGCAAGTTACAGCTGCAAAAGTTCAAGCAAAAGACTTAGTGAGAACCAGAAATTACATTCAAAAGTTTGATAACATGAAAGCTCAGCTTCAAGCCATATCATTGAGAATTCAGGCTGTTCGAAGTAGTGACCAGATGACCCGTTCTATGAGCGAGGCAACTGGCCTTTTGGCTGGAATGAACAGATCAATGAATCTACCTCAATTACAAAGGATATCAATGgaatttgaaaagcaaaatgaGCTCATGGGTCAAAGGCAGGAATTCATGGATGAAGCTATCGATAATGTCATGGGCGATGAGgtagatgaagatgaagaagcagACGAGATTGTAAATAAAGTTTTGGATGAGATTGGAGTAGATTTGAATTCGCAGTTGCAAAGTACGCCTCAAAATTTGGTTTCCAACGCACCAGTAGCAGAAACGACTGTAGGAGTTGCCGAACCTATAGGGGCCGGATCAGAATCTCACGGCAATCCTGACGATGACTTACAAGCTCGGTTGAATACTTTAAAAAAACAGACATag
- the MRP17 gene encoding mitochondrial 37S ribosomal protein bS6m (similar to Saccharomyces cerevisiae MRP17 (YKL003C); ancestral locus Anc_2.508) produces MLYELIGLVRITNSNAPKLEAKELSITIGKLIIQNRGVVRDIVPMGIRYLPKIMKKDQEKHFRAYHFLMLFDSSAAVQSEILRTLKKDPRVIRSSIVKVSTEKELDVASSLHRSLGKKSILELVNEDYQSI; encoded by the coding sequence ATGTTGTATGAACTTATCGGACTTGTCCGCATAACCAATTCCAACGCCCCAAAATTAGAAGCGAAGGAGTTATCTATCACGATTGGAAAATTGATTATCCAGAATAGAGGTGTCGTTAGGGACATTGTACCCATGGGCATAAGATATCTTCCTAAAATCATGAAAAAAGACCAGGAAAAACACTTTCGAGcatatcattttttgatgctATTTGACTCATCAGCTGCAGTGCAATCAGAAATTCTGAGGACTTTAAAGAAAGATCCTCGTGTCATTAGATCATCCATCGTAAAAGTTAGCACAGAAAAGGAGCTTGATGTGGCCTCATCACTGCACCGCTCTTTGGGGAAAAAATCTATTCTAGAATTAGTGAATGAAGATTATCAATCCATCTAG
- the VPS1 gene encoding dynamin-like GTPase VPS1 (similar to Saccharomyces cerevisiae VPS1 (YKR001C); ancestral locus Anc_2.511) produces the protein MDEHLISTINKLQDALAPLGGGSQSPIDLPQITVVGSQSSGKSSVLENIVGRDFLPRGTGIVTRRPLVLQLINRRPKKSEHAKVNQAANELIDLNINDNDKKKDKLEKQQHDGQSEDNKEEWGEFLHLPGRKFYNFDDIRQEIVKETDKITGANSGISSVPINLRIYSPHVLTLTLVDLPGLTKVPVGDQPPDIERQIKDMLLKYISKPNAIILSVNAANTDLANSDGLKLAREVDPEGTRTIGVLTKVDLMDQGTDVIDILAGRVIPLRYGYIPVINRGQKDIEHKKTIREALENEKRFFENHPSYSSKAHYCGTPYLAKKLNSILLHHIRQTLPEIKAKIEATLKKYQNELINLGPETMDSASSVVLSMITDFSNEYAGILDGEAKELSSQELSGGARISYVFHETFKNGVDSLDPFDQIKDSDIRTIMYNSSGSAPSLFVGTEAFEVLVKQQIRRFEEPSLRLVSLVFDELVRMLKQIISQSKYSRYPALREAISNQFIQFLKDATVPTNEFVVDIIKAEQTYINTAHPDLLKGSQAMVMVEEKLHPRQVTVDPKTGKPLPTQPSSSKPPAMEEKSGFFGGFFSTKNKKKLAALESPPPVLKATGQMTERETMETEVIKLLISSYFSIVKRTIADIVPKALMLKLIVKSKTDIQKVLLEKLYGKQDIEELTKENDITIQRRKECKKMVDILRNASQIVSSV, from the coding sequence ATGGATGAGCACTTAATTTCCACTATTAACAAGCTTCAGGACGCTTTAGCACCCTTGGGAGGCGGATCTCAATCTCCTATTGATTTGCCTCAGATTACCGTTGTAGGTTCTCAATCATCAGGAAAGTCCTCCGTTTTGGAGAATATTGTTGGTAGAGACTTCCTGCCAAGAGGTACTGGTATTGTCACCAGAAGGCCCTTGGTTTTGCAATTGATCAATAGGAGACCCAAAAAGTCAGAGCATGCCAAAGTCAATCAAGCTGCCAATGAGTTGATTGATTTAAATatcaatgataatgacaagaaaaaagacaaattGGAAAAGCAGCAGCATGATGGACAATCTGAGGACAATAAGGAAGAATGGGGTGAGTTTTTACACTTGCCCGGCAGAAAGTTTTATAATTTTGACGATATTAGACAGGAAATCGTTAAGGAAACTGACAAAATTACCGGTGCCAATTCAGGTATCTCTTCCGTACCCATTAACTTAAGAATTTACTCTCCACATGTTCTAACTTTAACATTAGTCGATTTACCTGGGTTGACAAAAGTTCCCGTGGGCGACCAACCTCCTGATATTGAAAGACAAATAAAAGATATGCTTCTAAAGTATATTTCTAAACCAAATGCTATTATCTTATCCGTTAATGCCGCTAACACCGATTTGGCTAACAGTGATGGTCTAAAATTGGCTAGGGAGGTTGATCCAGAAGGAACGAGAACTATTGGTGTCTTGACAAAAGTTGATTTAATGGATCAAGGTACAGATGtcattgatattttggCTGGAAGAGTCATTCCTTTGAGGTACGGTTACATCCCAGTTATTAACAGAGGTcaaaaagatattgaaCACAAAAAAACGATCAGAGAAGCGcttgaaaacgaaaagagattttttgaaaaccaTCCCTCCTACAGCTCTAAAGCTCATTATTGTGGTACACCATATTTGGCTAAAAAATTAAACTCAATTTTGCTGCACCATATTAGGCAAACGTTGCCTGAGATCAAGGCCAAGATCGAAGCcacattgaaaaaatatcaaaacgAACTCATAAATTTGGGTCCAGAAACAATGGATTCGGCTAGTTCCGTTGTGTTGAGTATGATTACTGACTTTTCTAATGAATACGCCGGTATCTTGGATGGTGAAGCCAAGGAACTTTCCAGTCAGGAGCTTTCCGGTGGTGCCAGAATTTCTTATGTATTTCAtgaaactttcaaaaatggtgTGGACTCTTTGGATCCATTTGATCAAATTAAAGATTCTGACATCAGAACCATCATGTACAATAGTTCTGGTTCGGCACCATCTTTATTTGTTGGTACCGAAGCTTTTGAAGTTTTAGTTAAACAGCAAATtagaagatttgaagaaccaTCGCTGCGTTTAGTAAGTTTGGTATTTGATGAACTTGTTCGCATGCTAAAGCAAATTATCTCGCAATCAAAGTATTCAAGATATCCTGCTCTAAGAGAAGCCATTTCTAATCAgttcattcaatttttgaaggacGCTACCGTTCCTACAAACGAATTCGTTGTTGACATAATCAAGGCTGAACAGACTTACATCAATACTGCCCATCCCGATCTTTTGAAAGGGTCTCAAGCGATGGTTATggtagaagaaaaattgcatCCACGCCAAGTTACTGTTGACCCTAAGACTGGTAAACCGTTACCAACCCAACCGTCATCTAGTAAGCCACCAGCCATGGAGGAAAAGTCAGGATTTTTTGGTGGTTTTTTCTCCaccaagaacaagaaaaaattggctGCTTTAGAATCTCCACCTCCTGTTTTAAAGGCTACCGGACAAATGACTGAAAGGGAGACAATGGAAACGGAAGTCATCAAGCTGTTGATAAGTAGTTATTTCTCCATTGTTAAAAGAACCATTGCTGATATTGTACCAAAAGCTTTGATGCTTAAATTGATTGTGAAAAGTAAAACTGATATTCAAAAGGTTTTACTTGAAAAACTCTATGGGAAGcaagatattgaagagttaactaaagaaaatgacatcacaatccaaagaagaaaagagtgtaaaaaaatggttgACATATTGAGAAATGCGAGCCAAATTGTTTCATCTGTTTAA